gaattcacttggtcgcctcatagatttatgcacattgaatgttatctcttcatcgttcaatctcatcttgagctccccagtcTCACAATCAATAAGAGCTCTCCTAGTGGCCAAGAAtagccttcccaaaattatgggaatatcttcatccaccttgcagtctaagatcacaaaatctgcaggaaacacaaatttccccacctgaatcaacacatcatccaTGATACCAGAGGGTCTTTTTACAGTCTTGTCAGCCAActgcaacaacatagaggtgggtctagctcttccaatccccaGCCTTTTATAaatcgccaggggcataagatttatgctgGCCCCTACATCACAAAGTGCCttagcaaaagcaaaattaccaataATGCAGGGAATTGTAAAGCTCCCTGGGTCAGATAGCTTATCCGCAATTGGTCTTGTCACCACTGTACTGCAGGTCTGAGTAAGAGTCaccgtggccaagtcttggaaatcgaatTTTTGGGATattaagtccttcatcatttttgcatactcaggcatctctttcaaagcatctatcaatgaaatatttacctggatttgtttcagcatctccaagaatttcttttATTGCTCCTCTTTTTTGTGCTTAGCCAGTCTCTGAGGGAATGATGtgggaggtctcttcttcccaatgatttgggaCTACTCTTTATCAGTTTCCACCTCAACTACTTATTCCTGGgctgtctcagcttctttctcagtCTCAATCTGAATGCTATGTTCTTCTTGGGCCGCCTGGACTGTCACCTCTATCAGTTTTGTTGACTtatctagctcaatgggcacGGGTATGAGTGTCTCAACCTGTTTGctttctcgagccctctcttgctcCACGTCTAAATCTCTATCATTCCGTAGACTCACATccatcagctgcttcgggccttgatcttttgggtttatttgagTGTTTGCAGGtaatgtcccatgaggacgattgttTAGAGACATCGAAATTTGGCccatctgcacttcaatattcttgataGCTGAATCATGAGCATTTACTCTTTCACTAATTtttgcattagacccaataacctgctgcatcattacCTCAattctagcaaacccatcttcctgccgtccaccatgctgctgctgaGGAGGGTGATACCCCTACTGCTGATTTTGATTGTTATATCCCTGTGGCCTTAggtaaggtgccatattgttagAAGGTCTCGTACCTCCCATATTCCCATTATTGAACTATGGCTGGACTGGCATATACGGCTGATTTTGCTGGCCCCAATTCTAACCACCCTTTCTttggcctccataattagacacatagttcatgtcttcagggtagtgatgataatcatgttctgcattccactggttaccaattggctgactaatgcaagatgtgcacaagcccccattggtagtatctacgatgtgtacctgctgcttctgccctgactcttccacctttttggtgaggatACTCATCTCTGtcaataaggtggccatattttcagccatagagttggatgaatctaagggcactgagtgaaccactggagtgataggtgcattcctggttgtccatcctgaattctgtgccatcttgtcaagcagactctggccttctctccatgttttgctaaaaaatgctccaccagctgaagtatcaacaatgttcttcatgctgtctgacaatcccatgtaaaacctctgtcccaacatcagatctggaataccatggtgcggacatataaccagcttccctttgaatcgttcccatgtttcatgcagtgtctccattagTTTCTGTCTGAAACTCAAAATTttatcaatttgttgagcagtcttgttgggtgggtggaacttgttcacgaattgcttgactaactcctcccaagttgttaagaaattaatggggagtgagtttagccaggtcTAGGCAGCTactgtcactgagaatggaaac
This sequence is a window from Nicotiana sylvestris chromosome 3, ASM39365v2, whole genome shotgun sequence. Protein-coding genes within it:
- the LOC138888566 gene encoding uncharacterized protein, with amino-acid sequence MLKQIQVNISLIDALKEMPEYAKMMKDLISQKFDFQDLATVTLTQTCSTVVTRPIADKLSDPGSFTIPCIIGNFAFAKALCDVGASINLMPLAIYKRLGIGRARPTSMLLQLADKTVKRPSGIMDDVLIQVGKFVFPADFVILDCKVDEDIPIILGRLFLATRRALIDCETGELKMRLNDEEITFNVHKSMRRPSEFANCSLIDVVDVIVETDDEMLSIEDPLTACLMNLDEVNGEELAGWVLALEGRGFWDRTLEFEPLHIENRETPPAKPSIEEPQKLELKPLPAHLRCSRSVRLPLDGPWQTLMGSAPPIVCIKFC